Genomic DNA from Limanda limanda chromosome 8, fLimLim1.1, whole genome shotgun sequence:
GGTGGAGGAATGGAGAGAAAAAGCAAAACGTGGGACCAACCAGGACCTTGGCTATAGGTTCTTGTACAGTGCAATTGTTACTGGCTATAGTTGAGTTGTCATGAATTGATTTAAGTCATGGAGGACACTTTGTCCTGAAAATGAATGTCAGGACGACCAGTACTTTGGAACCAAGTCGATGCCAAATATTAGAACATTCTTTTTTTACAGTACATTTGGTACCAGTGATACCAGATGTTGTTGGTACTCGACATGCTGTTCTGCCAGGACTGCAGGGGGCAGTATAATGTTCCTGGTATGCCATGAAAATCAaagagcaaaataaaaacaacaacacgtgGAATAGTAATGGCAGATACAGCAACAGGTAAaccatgaaaaagaaaacttgcAAACTGAGATTAGACTGGGATCAACTGCTGTCATTTATCTAAATCCAGGTAAACTATCTGAACTGACTTCTGTAGCTTTGAAAAAAACCTAAAGCTTGATGCTGCTTATGGCTCTAATTTTTGAATAGTGAGCTGCTTCTTTCTGTTAAGTGCAAACAGGTTTGAACCCTTATatgtattcatattatttttatattattacctctgccaaggaggttatgcttttgtctctgtttgtctctattTTACTTTGTGGGATTATGCTGGATTACAATCAAACTTGGTAAATGGATGTTGTAGGAAACAGGAAAGAATCCATTCAatttgttgagtgtgtgtgtgtgtgtgtgtgtgtgtgtgtgtgtgtgtgtgtgtgtgtgtgtgtgtgtgtgtgtgtgtgtgtgtgtgtgtgtgtgtgtgtgtgtctgtgtgtctgtgtgtctgtgtgtccaggattagttttttcactttcactttttcaCATTCAGTTTATgttctgtttattattattaatctgtTAATAATGCTAATTATGTCCCCTAAACATACCTGAAAAAATTTGTGTTGTTAAGGCTCTGATATTTATGATACGAATGAGTGCAGGTCCAAATAGAAATCTAGATCTAGTCAATTTaactgtggtttcataagaCGACTGGTGGGCCGTGTTTGTTCCTGCATTAGTAAGATTACGCAGAAACTACACAAGcaattttcatgacattttgtggagggggtttGCTTGAGGAAGGACCCATTAGATTTGGGATATCATTAAATATTTGTTGGGCCTAAAACAAGGTTGGTGCTCTTCTGAGTGCTATTTTAGTATTCgtaattttctttaaaatcatAATTCTACGTCTTTCTATATTGCCTTCAGCATGCAGATAAAGCTGCTTACCCCTGTTGACCCTCTAGGAATCGTTTGTTATCTGATGTAGAGTGAGTAATAAAGGAGAGCACTTGATGTGTCATGAAGCGTCTGCTCTCTGTTGATAACGGTAATCTACACAGCCTTTGCAGACTGGTCTCTTATTTTCTTCAATACCACACAATGGTGCCATTAAGGTCATAGCAGGTAGAGGTCATGCTTCATTATGTCTGTCTGCCTTCAATTCCTGGTCTCTATCTACACCATAGCTTTACCAGTGTAGAGATTATTGGTTTTATATCATGGTCATATATCTTCCAACTCTATAAAGtgtccctccatctctctaaATGCGGCTTGGTGAGAGTAACATTTAGAAAATGACCACAAGCAATAATTTGTCAGGCCGGTCGAGCTGGTGTGCTGAATTAACTTTGGTTCTTTCTCTACGGCAGCAGAATTACAGTTGAGTGTTCGCTGACTTAATGCAATTGAGGCTCCATATGGACAGAATAATGTGATTTCCCAGGCTCTTATTCGGTGTCTGCACCCGGATAGAGAGGGGATCTGAAGAGATGGCATCTGAATTGGGAATGAGGCAGCCATTGAGCGAGAGAGGGCTGGCCGTAATGTGTGCGATAGGGACAGCGGCAAGTAGCAGCCTTGATGTGGTGTATTGGGGGAGAAGGAAAAGGACACGCCAGGGTCAAGTGATTCTTACAAACATCCCTGATCCTCTGCTATTCACTACTTCAGTGTATTGACCGGTCACCTCAGGTTAGAGGTGGAGTTTAGCCTGGTTAACATGTCCAATATACTAACCAGCACCACTGCCTTGGGGGTTTGTATCCATGGCATCTTTTTGAACAGTAATAAACATGATCGTACCTCTACATACTGATAGATATTATGACAGTAGAGGTAGAATATTTAAAGCTTTATTAATCGATATTCATTTGAACACTGAAGCCCTAATGGTGTAGACTTGATGAGTAAGGACATGGGCTCTGTAGCTTTAGCTTTGCCGTGGGTGGTTTTAATGATCTCATCATTACAATGAGGTTAAGCCAAAATTGGAGTCACAGGTCAACATCTATTTCCACCAGAAACATTATATCATATCCCCAAAGGCTTTGTGTAATATTTTGGTTCAAGTGAGTGAATTATGTTCTTCAAACGCCCGTCTCAACGTATctcacatttagaaaaaaatatgagCATTTGAAAGCTCTATTGTTGCCCTGGTGAAGGTTTAAACTACTCAGCCAGTTGGTACCTTTACAAGGGGTAAAAGGGTTGTGCCAGAGCCAGAATCCAAATAGATGTGGAACAAGTGTTGATGGAAAAGGTAAAGGCTGTAAAAGAAAGTGAGCAAGAAACAGTTCTTATCTCAGAACAACATTATGTATTGAAGGTGTTTCTTTAAAGAGAAGTCATGTTTTTACCATTTTGTTTAGGACATTtagaaacatttacatttgtttcactgtgacaataaaaTAGTAAATAGTTTAATAAACGTAGCTCAGCATGATACAAAAAGATAATTTTGTATCAATTAACTTAGTCTATGCTAACTGTCCCACACCTCTGAGATGTAATCGGAAAAAGAAGCAAATATCAGACTGTTTCCTTGTCTGCCCTTCggatatttttataaaataaacaaaaaaaactctgtTCCCATGACCTTCTTCTTACAAAATCTCTCTGTCTAGATGAGAACACAACAATGATTACAAAATAGCCAAGCCAGTAGGCGGCGATTGAGTCTACATCATTGATCCGTTGAACACCAGCGAAGAACATTAAGAATATGCTCACTGAGCCAGAACATCATGTTGTAATGTTGGTTGAACTTGAAAGGCCTGTTTGAATTAGTCAGTGAGGCTGCATGTAAGGATGGAAAACATAGTGTGACCTCATAGTCTAGTCCAATGCTTGGTGGCATAGCATTAGCCTTTTGAGAGTGGATTTTAGAAGGTATTCAATactaatgattttttttcactaGATGAAGCTGATGAAGTCTAGAACAGGACCTAACATGATGTATTCACCAGGAGCGGAACAGATCTGTGGTTTTGTATCattgttatatttttaaaagcaatATGTTGATGCATTTACGTATTGATACCTCACCTTGGAAGTTTGCATTCTACAATATTGACTCGTATacatcagtgtttttaaatgtatcctCTGGCTCATGTTTTCATCTCATAGGTCATTTCCACTCCCCTGTCGAGTAATCTGTTGCTGGCTGTGATCCCAGCTCCACTCTCAATCACAGACGTGCCCTCAAGGCAACGTGACATCAACACTGCCGGTTTATAGCAGGGTCATAAAGAACCATGCCTGCATCAATATTCCAATATCAGCTCTCACTGTTGTGCTACAAACCACACGCTGACAGCCAGAGGTGTGTCCAATCAAGGTTGTGTAATAGCCAACAGCCTCCGTGCTCTCAGGAGCTAAAGGCCTCTTCAATTTTCTACTGAACCTAAGACAGCAAAGGCGTAATAAGCTCATTACTGAGATATACTGTGGAGTGGAGTTCCTATGCATTTGTAGCTGGTGGCACCTTTATGCATGGGTGTGACTTCGCTATACATTTCAAAATCAAAGGAAGAATGTAATCCTTGACCTGGGGATTGCAGTGACGTGAACTGTCAGCTGAGCATGGCTTTGTATGATAATGGATTTTGTAATTCTGCCTCTAGATTCAGTATTAAAGTGCAGAGTGAATCTAATAAGCTTTCTTtttgtaaattttcaccacagAAGTTCTTCCGCTGCTGAGCGAATAAATTATGACAACTTATCTAGGGCAAACTCATATAAAAGTTGAGCCAGAAATACAAGGCTGGCTGCATTTATTATCTACCAGCAGCCACATGGGAAATATAATTTCATCATCTTTGATAAACAAAGAAAGGCACGCACTGTTGGTAGATATACAGAGGCGGGGAAGAAGAACTTCATTATTTGTTATTGTGCATTGTAAACAGAGTCTTTTATTAAGCTTCAAGATTTTTGAAGTCGGCCTTTATTGCAGTTATGGATTTACTTATTTGGAGATTCGGGCTAGTGttataaaaagtaaacagtTTGATAGTGCAAACGAAAGTGACATTTGCCTTTagtttgatttaataatttCTCAGTGAATACATGTcttttataattaaaacaatatttgtattaCTGTGTCCAATATGTGCTCTCCCTGTCACAGACCCTGTCCCACCATGAAGTCACAGTCAATTTATCATACCAAAATAAGGCAACTGTAGATTTTTCCATTTGGCTCAAAGAGGTGGCTGTTAACAGGAAACAGACTAGGTTTTGATTCACATCTGGTTTATGTAAAACGAGATGATGAGAACCATGgtgttctgttgtgtttcaggaATGTGAATGTTCCTGAACTTGAAAAAGCAGTGATTGTGAACAGTTTCCTCTACAGCTTTTCTTCCATAGGAACATAATAGGCAATATTTCACGACTTCCTTTCCATTCCTATGTCCCCCCATTGTCTGTCATTGTTGTGTCCCCATCGTCTCATTTCAGTGTTAGGGCCTTCCCTCCGAGGGCTGCTAGGCAATAAGGGTCAGTGGTCACTGAGGACTGCAGGGTCCGGTGTCTGAGCAAGTGGCATGGTGGTGATGAATGATACTAATCTCACAGCTCttacacaatcacaaacactttACTTTTGGAAAGAATAGGAAGCCTTTGGCTGCCTTAGGTGAGTGGACACaaaatttattataaatatacatatacatataaacaattcctacttttctctctctatttatATACCTTGTTTACCCTATGCTTTACATGTATCATATATGCACACAATGTACTTTATGCAGTGTTTCCCACTGAATTTGAATCTATCTGTGTTGGGTTGTGGTGGTGTTACTCTATGGTGAtgtctgcctgcctgttgaGAAATGCATGCCTGCCTGAATCTAAAGCAGAAATTACTGATAATATACAGGGTTCTGCCAGAGATGGTATAACTGACACGGTTGGATTTCTCCTGTCGTGCTGGTCTGTAGTCAGTTTGTTGGGGGGAGACagagccagacagacagacagttgaGCCAAGGGCGCGTAGCTCTAATGAAGCAATGGCGCAAAACACTACGCTATAATTCTTtcatgttattatgagaagtgttttttggggggttcaTTAAGAATCAGTGGTGGGACAAGTTAGGCATTAATGACCTAATTAATTGGAAACACTGACAATTTGCTGCTACAGTTACAAAAAGCCATGCAATATCTACAGTACAGTATATGGTACATCTATGAGAGCTACTTTTGTTCTCAATAAATAGTAATAAATTATCCACCTCTTCTTTTTGTACATTCTGTTACATATATTATTTACATTACTGCTTTGGATTaatgttttccctttttcatcaTAACCTGATGTTTTAGCTGCTTTTATTGACGGAGTAATTGATGGGTTCCTTCACTCCACATCCACAGAAGACAGACATTTCTGTCGGGCATCTTTGTCCTCAAATGTCACCTTTTTGTTCCTCTTTGGGTCGATCCAGGAGTTGTGGATGATGGCGTTATTGGGTGTAGGATCTGCCTCGATGATGGACACAACTCTTTTCTTCATCTTGCTTTTCAAGACTTTCTGGAACTTCTGCCTCGTGAAGGCATAGAGTAGAGGGTGAAAGATAGTGGTCCCGTAAGCCATCACCAGGAAGCCAAGTCTTAACTTGACCATCAGGTCACTGGGGCCCACACTCAGGATGATTGTGTTGAGTATCGTGATCGGTGTCCAGCACAGGAGGAAAGTAGACACTATCAGGAGGGACATCCTGAAAACTCTTTTTTGGCGTTCTCGCCTTTCTCTGTGGCGTTTAACAGCCCTGCGCAGGGCAATGATTAGAGAGACAGAGGTACGCATGCCCAGTGTGGGCATCCGGCTGCCACTGCTCTGTGATCCCTCAGTGGCCTCTTGCTGCGTTGTCATGGCCGTCATGGATGGTTGCTTTTTCCTGCGAGCCTTTTTCTTCTGTGAATTGTGGAAACGTGTGCCAATGCGAATATTGAGTGCTTGCAGGATCTTTGAATAGGTGATGAGCATGACAACTGCAGTAAAGAAGAAAATAGGAATCTGAGCAAGCAAGTGGTAATACAAGCCAAGTTCTGTATAGTACTGGTTGGTGTGAACCACATTGTCCACCACTGTCTGGTTCAGCTCAGCCTGGCCCTGGGCGAAGAAGCCCACTTCAATAAAGGGTACAAGGAAACTAACAACGGATAACACCCAAATGAAAGCCAGCAGGGACAGGGCTCGGCCCATGGTCAGGACCCGGTTAGCTGGCTTAACTGAGATGTCGTAACGATCGAGGGTGATGGCGAGCACATTAGCAGCGGTGGCAACACTCGCGAAGGAGACGCAGGCTTCATGGAAGCAGCAGACGAGCGCAGTGTCCCCCTCCAGGGAGAGCAACACCACCACGATGGTGAGGGGGATGCAGCACACACATACCAGCACGTCCAACACATGGAGGTTCATGGTGACGATGTTACTGACAGAGCTAATGAGGTTCGACTTCATACAGTAGAGGGCAAGCACAGTGAGGTTCGAGCTGAGCCCCAGGAGGATTTCCAGCATGAGGAAGCCAGTCAGGGAGACTTGAAAACTAACAGGATAGGGAAACGGGATCGGGGTTGCCGGACTCATAGTGCGGCTGATAGGTTCCGTGTTGTCAGTGACTGTGACGTTGCTCATGGTGGCTTCTTGTTCCAGGTTGGGAAGGATATGCATTATCCTGTAtgcagggagaaagagagaaagagaattcATGAAGAGCAAATGAAAAGAAGACGTCTGTGTCCATGTGCATATCTAGAAAGTCGTAATTAACACATATCTGAGAAATCTTGTCAGCTGTAATGCTGCCAGTTGTCTAATGATAAGACAGccttttgatttaaaaatgagaAATGCTGAGTGCAAACACTTTAATAGGGCTGGAACTTTCTTTCTGCCAGATTAGATCTCACTGTGCACATGGCACAAGTAATTAGTAATTACCTCACCTCAATCAGCCTCTACTCCTCTTTACACCATCTTTGATCAGATAGTTGCACACAAAACAGAGGAACATCATGAAACAGAAACCCCTTGGAACAAATGAAATTCTTTAACTACGCAGCCGGAACGGCCTGAAAATGCATACACATTGGATGTTTAAATGGAAACGCTGCTTAATTACTCTGAATCTATAACATCATGCATTGCCAAACTGCGCTGTGGTTCTGTTGCTTAATTTGGGTTGCTCTGTGTTGGGTATAGGTTGAGACACGCTTAACCTTTTAAGTGGCACTAGCCAAATAAATTGTGTTTAGACAAATACATGTAGTAGACACTATCCAGTAAAACCATGTTGATTGAAAAAACAAGTCCTGTCTGACATGAAACACTGAATGAGCTTGGTGAGAAGCCCGAGGCAAGTTGTGATCCTGGTACGTGTTCATCTGGTAGTGGAGGTTAATTCCCTTGTTCTTCCCTTGAGCATTGGATCAACAGTTTGCATTGGACATCAGCACAAAAGCCGGATATGTTGCATGTTCCAAGCAAGTAACCTTGATTGGTTATTGTCTTAATGGTGCTAGCTTCAGATGGTCAAGCATTAAAACAACAAGTGCGTGTCAGTCCTCAGTAATGGATATTGCTTTTTAGTAGCTAAGCATTAGCTTATTATCTATTGAGTAACAaggttaaatgtttttaatatgctAGCATGAATGCTGACGAAGCAAATACTTTCTCCATTAAGGTggaattaataataattcaataatTAAGCAATAAAAATCTCCATGGTCCTTGGTAACTAAAATCATAATTTCTCTCAGCAGTATGGTCATTGCCAAATGAGGGCAACTGAAGGTGGTTCGTAACTGACAAGAATATTCTATCAGAAAATCCTGTTTACCTCATCATCAACAGGCTCATGAACCAAACTTTGAAATAGGCTACAAGATGTTTGTTGAAAAAGGTCTTGAATAATTGATGGGCTAACGAGCACACCAAAAATAATGTCAGTGCTTGGGAATGTAATTACTCAGGGGAAAAACATCTGATACGCATTCGCTctataacaaattaaaataattaattagaatGTGCATTATGAAAATGATCCAGCCCTCCGTCGAGAAATGCATCCAATTTGAATGGCATCCAAGAGGACATGAAGAaagaaatagattttttctTGTGTGTAATATTTACCCTTCCCTCCAGCACTATCTGAATAGCAGGGCTGTGCAATCAGGCCATAGAGTCCATGTTGGATCCACAGAACGAGGCCCCCCAAGAGAAGGCTTTTCCTTTTCACCGCTTGGTCCTCCCAGAGAGGCTGACAGCCAGAGAAGCACCTGTCTGACTCCACTGTCTATGAGCTACTTCCTCCTGTCCACAATTACAAGAAAGCTGAGGAATCAGCCACCTGCACCCGGTGGATGTCGGCTAACGTCACCCACAGGCTTTTTCTCAGATCTCTGGTCCGTTTGCTTTGGTGATGGTGGGAGCTCTGAGGGATGAGTGGAACAGGAATAAAATGTCGGAGCCAACTCCTGTTTATAATCTCAAGATATTCCCAGACAGGAGAAACGCGGCCAACGAAGAACACAAAGGAACACAGACTCCTTCCCCTGCACAGGGGTGGAATGTGCTGCTCATAGTACGTTCCAAAtccttgctttttttttgtccccAGTGAGAAGGTAGCAGTCAGatctgtaaatgtaaaaaaactctTACATCCATTAGCTTGTACTCCAAGGGTTTGTCAGTCAGCCATGTCGATCCCCCAGTATACGGCATCATAACGTCCCGAATCTGTCCAGGAGAGGTCAGTGTGTCCGGGCGGCGTCCAGGTCCCTGTGTCCTCTGGGAGCGCTAACGGAACTGACCTTCACTCTACACCTTTCTCATCAGTCTCTGTACGCCTGGCTCCAACCGCCACTGACTTGAAAATCCAGCACAGGTGTCCAGTTTGCCCTTTGacatgctgaaccctcaatcaCTGGAGAGGGCTCGAGTGGAGCAGATTATTTGCGTGCATACGTATCCAATCACCATCATTGTGACATTTGTGATCACCAGTATTTATATGCACCTAGGTGGGAAGTTGATTTTGCAATTCAGGGGAAGGTCATCCTCATGAGGTGTTAGGTGTGAGTTTCCAGACAGAGTGCCCAACCGCCGTAGGTGGTTGGTTCTCGAAAAAAGACCCCAGACAACAAGGAGATACACACATCATCATTCGTCTGTCAGTGAGCCCGACATCCTTCCTTCACAGTgacctgaggagagagaaagaaaggggtAATGGATGGTAGCGAgatagagagaaggaggagtagGAGAGTAAATTGTGGGGGATGTGataatgaaaagaaacacatcCTCAGCAGAGAGGCGACAAGGAAACTCGTATTAGCATAGCAACAAGCCTCTGATGTCTTATCATGTTCCTGTGCATCTCCCGATGCACTTTACATATCTGCTAGTGCATTAACATAACAGAAGCACTAAAACAGGGCTTGTACAAAAGGAACCgtttttgttttacatctcATCTTCACTTATtcagatttaatttaaacaacAGTGTTTTGCTATTCTTGTTTTTTACAGCGTGAATTACTACAGGAAATGCTTGTTGGAGATTATTGCATGTTGTTGGTTCAGGACAGACGTGTTTAGAGCTCTAGCTCAGTGTGATTCCTCGGAGACCTTGTCATAAACACACGGATGCGTCCTCCGATGTCACTGTATGTGATCAATGTAATCTCCCTTAGCGGAACATGTCGGTCACTGCTCAAGGTTGTTTTCAGCGATGGGTGCCATACTTTATCAAGCCCCAATGTcaaagacacagaggatcatGCGCGTTGTAAGGATGCACAGTTTGAAAGTGCTTAAACCGCAAATCAGGTGTCGTATCAGAAGAGCCTGACAGTTTTGAAGATGAGCAAAAAACGGACGTGCTTAGAGAATGTGAATATACAAACGTCCTATTGcacaaataaattaacaaaagcCTCTCAAAATGGGatgtttacagcagcagagactcGGAATTACAAGTGTAGAGGGATTGCATCTTAATCCTTTCGCTCGTTTGAACCATAAATTAAAGTcttacaacaacacaaaataactGAAGTTCAAGTTCTAATCCCGTGCATTCATTTCGATGTGACATGTTTGGCTTTGGAGTCTTCTTAGTTGTCACATACGCTCCTCTAAGCGGAAAACCAGAGCAGTAAGTATGAGTGACCCATCAAAACACACTCACCATGCAGGGTAAACACAGATGCTCCGGGACCGGTCCACACACCACGCTGCCCCCTCTCCTTTCCCCACCTCTGCAACAATCTAGGTCGACAGATATACAAATTTCCGGACTGGTTTCTGATCCTTTCTGCTGTAATCCAAGAATTAGGATTGAGGGTCACACAACTGTCAGCTGCTCTTTCCTTCCTGAGTCCTgggcagagagaaaaaacaggTCCACAGAGATTACTCCTGACAGTGATGTTGGTGggattcttctttttctttgcttGTCTCTGGttttcctctcatccatccatgtGGTCTGTAAATGCTCTCCTCATCTCGTTgtgctctctccctgcctcaGTGTCTGGATAGGAGCACAAACCACTACACTCCTGGTATCTCTCTAtcttctgctctgctctcttctctctcccttctcccttctccctcgttccctccctctctctctctctctctctctctctctctctctctctctctctctctctctctctctctctctctctctctctctctctctctctctctctctctctctcttactgcgGAGGTTTGCAGTGCTCCCCCATTCCTGATTGGTCTTCTGTAATAGGCTTAACCCTTTCCTCTCCAGCAAGGGGAGGTATTTCCTTTTGTTCCGACTCTATCCTCTCTTTCCTGCCACTGACTGTGACAACCCTTTTGGGGCTGTAGTGAtttagtacaaaaaaaaaaaaaaatgtttctgccACGCTTTTGCACTGGGACTTTAGGTGCCGCTGCTCTACAACATGCTGCAGAGTCTGATAGGCAGACTGTTAAagggaaaacacaaaagaaaatatgcTGGAATGATGTATTAATTAGCCCTGTCACGATATAATGATCAAGTAATGGGTTTGTGCACGGTATGGGGGAATGATGAGTATGGAGagccagcagagagaagcaatATTTTTGGGTATTGATTTGTGCACATGGGCCTTAATATGCATGTGCAAGTGAGCATGAGAGGCAGGGGGACTGACAGAGAGATAAATTCTTGCAGCTTCTGAGTAGGACTGAAAGATTTAGCTGGGAAGACTGAAAGTCACAAAaagcagagatggaggagggtGGCTCTGATTGATAGTTTCAATTAAGTTGCTCTGTCAGATCAGTAAAAGGTTGAACACCCCCCAATCTTTTGTCAAGGCCCATTTGTCAGGTGCAATTATTGCCAGGGGGCATCTCAGTACCTGACAGCCTTCAGTGAAGAAGATGGGGGGATCTGTTGCTCTGGCCTGGCTACCTGCTGAACTCACAATTCACGTTCACACACGTGTTGTTATTCTGATGGTGACAGTTCAATAATTGCTCCCAGGCAGGCAGATGTTTCAAGGTGTTGAGTCGCTGCACTTGgatacagaaacaaagatggGAGTCAGAGCTTTAAGGAAACTATTTGTGAATTAATCAAGCAGTTGATCAACCAAAACTTATTCTAGAATTTGATAATCCTTCCATCATTCAGATTATTAGTGCAGTATCCGTCTAAACCTGCCAGTTTGGAATGCGCTGTTTGCTTGGTCTGTGGAGACGATGGCTGCAGCTTTTctgtctgaaactgtaaaagcgATCTGCAGTTACTGAGCAGCAGCAAGTGAAGACCGGCTGAAGGACTCGGTCCACAGAACCCTGGAGAGCTGTTAACCTGTTCATTCAAAGTTCAGTAAAGCTCAACTCAGAACGCAGAACCACGACCTGGAGAATCACTTGTCTTTGCCTTTTATGGTGAATGCGCCCATGGACAAGAACACACTATTGTATTGATCAACAACGCCGCTTATGGTGATGGGTCCCAGCCGccgctgctacagagcgctggtcatCTATTTATGCAGCGTTTATTAATTTTGAATGTATCGCTTGTCCAGGCCGCAcaaaattcaacactgcactgcCTCCCTTAAAAGGATTGTTTAGCGAAAgatgaaaatgcactcattcTATACTTCTGGAGTCTCACTACGGCGCTAGCTTAACCTCTTCCATTGgattttaggcttaaaacatggtgtaaaatACCTTGTTTTGAGTATATTATGAATGTCTGGGTTTCGTAcccttggatgacaccacacgagcagtatgaaggcatgtttttctgttgtttagtACAAGTCTAAGACTTcggttacttcaattgtatcagATTccgctgcaacaaagtttacccctgagactccagaagtggactcaaacacttcacccacccctccatcgacatAGGGGTAAGTAGATGATGtgtgaattttttattttgggtgaactatccctttaacaacACTcgtgccaagtgtgaagctgataaaatGATCGGCACTTGATATATGTGAGCTGCATAGACAAACAGATTTTTGGAATTAGTAGATAAGATTGTAAATGAAGGATCTTTGgctttattgttattgttatttccTGAAAACCAACACTGCGATGATGACATATGAGGAATTGTGATAGAATGCAAGTATTTTTTAATTGCCACAtgttattttgaaagaaaatgaatgtaatgataataatattaataaatacagctctgtgtttgttgtcCCTCACCTGTTCTGCCCTGGCTGGCTTTCTCACTGCAGCCCGTCAACTGCTTtccgcctctcctctcctcccttttttcATGAGCTACAGCTACGTATTCCTACCTGACCGCTCGTGCTGCTTCAGATGCCACAGCAGATTATTCTTAACAAATTCATTGAATATCTACTCCTTCATGGGTTCGAGCGGTAGTCAGTGGTTCAATCCCGTTCTTCCCTAGTACGCATGCCCTTGTGTCCTTGGACGATGGAAGATACTGAACTCCAAATGTTCCCctctcatagagaaagtgctgcacatacatgcactgtatgaatgtatgagtgaatgtaaaattgtattgtaaaatgttttgagtggtcatcaagactagaaaagctgctatataaatacagaccatttaccattagtGGAGCAAACGACATAAAGTAAAAGGTTCCTGTTGgctgttgttttaaagtttattaagTCTTGGCTTTGGGCATTCAAATGTTCAGAGCACTCATCTGCAGTTAAAATAATGGTGCCTATGCCTGGTATAAATCTTTTCTGGAAAATTAAAGTCCGCTTTACAGCA
This window encodes:
- the LOC133009401 gene encoding G-protein coupled receptor 22-like, translating into MHILPNLEQEATMSNVTVTDNTEPISRTMSPATPIPFPYPVSFQVSLTGFLMLEILLGLSSNLTVLALYCMKSNLISSVSNIVTMNLHVLDVLVCVCCIPLTIVVVLLSLEGDTALVCCFHEACVSFASVATAANVLAITLDRYDISVKPANRVLTMGRALSLLAFIWVLSVVSFLVPFIEVGFFAQGQAELNQTVVDNVVHTNQYYTELGLYYHLLAQIPIFFFTAVVMLITYSKILQALNIRIGTRFHNSQKKKARRKKQPSMTAMTTQQEATEGSQSSGSRMPTLGMRTSVSLIIALRRAVKRHRERRERQKRVFRMSLLIVSTFLLCWTPITILNTIILSVGPSDLMVKLRLGFLVMAYGTTIFHPLLYAFTRQKFQKVLKSKMKKRVVSIIEADPTPNNAIIHNSWIDPKRNKKVTFEDKDARQKCLSSVDVE